From one Pseudomonas fluorescens genomic stretch:
- a CDS encoding p-hydroxyphenylacetate 3-hydroxylase reductase component, producing MSTATATAFDSRAFRRALGNFATGVTVVTAADPQGNLVGVTANSFNSVSLDPPLILWSLDKRSSSLAVFEAASHFAVNILAADQIDLSNNFAKPKEDRFAGISYQAGEGGAPILADCSACFQCETHQIIDGGDHWIMLGKVVAFDDCGRSPLLYHQGAYSMVLPHTRMTRREEGQPPSSHFQGRLSHNLYYLMTQALRAYQGSYQPRQLSSGLRTSEARMLMVLENDAGLNLSDLQREVAMPAREIDEAVANLKRKGLVCDSEAAGHVRLTIAGIDQTEGLWSIAREQQDKIFGQFSEEQIATFKTVLQAVIGSC from the coding sequence ATGTCTACTGCAACCGCAACGGCCTTCGACAGCCGCGCCTTTCGCCGTGCCCTGGGCAACTTCGCCACCGGCGTGACCGTGGTCACCGCCGCCGACCCTCAGGGCAACCTGGTCGGGGTCACTGCCAACAGCTTCAACTCGGTCTCCCTCGACCCGCCGCTGATTCTCTGGAGCCTGGACAAACGCTCCAGCAGCCTGGCGGTGTTCGAGGCGGCCAGCCATTTTGCGGTGAACATCCTTGCCGCGGATCAGATCGACCTGTCCAATAACTTTGCCAAGCCCAAGGAGGATCGCTTCGCCGGCATCAGTTACCAGGCAGGCGAGGGCGGAGCGCCGATCCTGGCCGATTGCTCGGCGTGCTTTCAGTGCGAAACCCACCAGATTATCGACGGCGGCGATCACTGGATCATGCTCGGCAAAGTGGTGGCCTTCGATGACTGCGGCCGCTCGCCGTTGCTCTATCACCAGGGCGCCTACTCCATGGTGCTGCCACACACCCGCATGACCCGCCGCGAAGAAGGCCAGCCGCCGAGCAGCCACTTCCAGGGGCGCCTGAGCCACAACCTTTACTACCTGATGACCCAGGCCCTGCGTGCCTACCAGGGCAGCTACCAGCCACGACAATTGTCCAGTGGACTGCGCACCAGCGAGGCGCGGATGCTGATGGTGCTGGAGAACGACGCCGGCCTGAACCTCAGCGACCTGCAGCGCGAAGTCGCCATGCCGGCGAGGGAAATCGACGAGGCGGTGGCCAACCTCAAGCGCAAGGGCCTGGTGTGCGACAGCGAAGCGGCCGGGCATGTGCGCCTGACCATCGCCGGCATCGACCAGACCGAAGGCTTGTGGAGCATTGCCCGCGAGCAGCAGGACAAAATCTTCGGGCAGTTCAGCGAAGAGCAGATCGCGACCTTCAAGACGGTGCTGCAGGCGGTGATTGGCAGCTGTTGA